GCCGGTGAAGTGCAGGGTCATGGGGTCTCCTGGGTGGTGAGAGGCGGAAGATGGGCTTCGATGGTCGCGCGGCGCGGCTCAAAGCGGGGCGGCAGGCTGAGGGTCTGGCCGAGCGTTTCGAGCGGCTCGTCGGCGGTCAAGCCTGGCCTGTCGGTGGCGAGCTCGAACACCAGCCCGCCCGGGTCACGGACATAGACCGAGCGGAACCAGTGGCGGTCCACCTCGCCGCTGTGGCTGAAGCCCTCGGCGGTGAGGTGCCGTGCCCAGGCGCTCAGCTCGGCCTCATCGCGCACCCGCAGGGCGACGTGGTGCACGCCCCCCGCGCCGGGCCGGGCACGCGGCAGGTCGGGGCGCACGCTCAGGTGCAGCTCGGCGTGCGGCCCGCCGCTTCCCAGCGCGAAGACGTGGGTCGGGTGTCCCTCCAGATCGTAGGTCCGCACCTCGCGCAGCCCCAGCCCCCGTTCCAGCAGGTCACGCGTGGGGGTAAGGTCGCCCACCGCCGAGCCGCTGTAGCCCAGGCCCTGGAGCTGGAAGGCCGCCGGCACGTCGGTTCCCGCCCACGGCCCACCGCGCGGCCCCTCTCCCCCGTCGTCGAAGAGGGCGAGCCGGGTGCCGTCGGGGTCCTCGAAGGGGAGGTGGGGGCGTCCGTCGCGCCGGGTGAGTTCGTGCGGCACGCCGAGCCCGGTCAGCCGCCCGGCCCAGAAGGTCAGCGCCTCCTCGCCGGTCACGCGGAAGGTCGTGAGGCTCACCGCGCCCTGGCCCCGGTGCTCGCGGGCGGCGCGTGGAAAGTCGAAAAAGGTCGTCTCGGTGCCGGGCGTACCCAGCGCGTCGGCGTAGAACAGGTGAGACATGCCGGGCGAGTCCTGGTTGACCGTCCGCTTGACGAGCCGCAGCCCGAGCACGCGGGTGTAGAAGTCGTGATTGCGCGAGAGGTCCGCCGTCAGCGCGCTGACGTGGTGAAGGCCAGAGAGGGTGGGGGGCATGAAATCTCCTAGAGGTAGGGCCGGCTCAGGGCGCGAGCGGCGGCAGCTTTTTCCAGACCTGCCCAAGCACTTCGATTTCCTGCGGGGTCAGGCGACTTAAGAAAAGGGCGCGCACCTCGCGCAGATGCCGGGCGTGGACGCGCCGCAGCCGGGAGCGTCCCTCGGGCGTCAGCGTGACCTCGAAACCGCGCCCGTCGGCCTCGCAGCGGCGGCGCTGGACGAAGCCCGCCCCTTCCAGCCGGTCGACGAGGCGCGTGAGGCCCCCGCCCGAGAAGCGCAGCCGGGCCGCAAGGTCACTCATCCGCATCCCCCCCTCCCCCGCCTCTTCCAGCGTGGTGAGCAGTTCGTAGGCGGGCAGGTTCAGACCGTCGGCTTCCAGCCCGCGCTCCAGCGCTTTCCACAGCGCGTCGTGCGCGTGCAGAAACCCGCGCCAGGCGAGCTGTTCAGGGGGCGAAAGAGTGAGCATCTGGGAAACCTCCGGCTCAGAGGATACGACTATTTGCTTTGCAAAGCAAGTAATTGGGAAGAGTCCGAAGCGCTTCATGTAGCGCCCTATCAGAGGAACTGATGAAGAACCGGGCTAGAATCACAATGTGCCGCCGCAAAAGTTGTCTCTCCCTTTGCAGACGACTCGCCTCACTCTCCGCTTGCCCCGCCCGGAGGACGCTGAGGACCTGCTGACGTACTCTGGCCGCGCTGATGTGGCGCAGTATCTGCTGGAGGAGCCCTGGACGCCGGACACCATCGGGGCAAAGTTGACGGAGCGCCTGGCACGGGTTGGACTGGATTCCGAAGCCCGCGCTCTGGCCCTGGTCTGGGAATATGCCGGTCAGGTCATCGGGGAGACAGCGCTGTGGTTGACCGAAGAGCGCGGCGAAGTTGCGGAAATCGGTTGGGTTCTGCATCCTGACTTTTCGGGAAGAGGTCTGGCGACGGAGGCCGTTCGCCCTGTGCTGGACGCGGCATTCGATGTCTACGGAGTGCGCCGCGTCGCCGCGCGGATGGACGCCCGAAATGCCGCCTCGGCTCGCCTGTGCGAACGTCTGGGAATGCGGCGTGAGGCCCACCTGCGCCAGGACTGGTGGAGTAAGGGAGAATGGACCGACACGCTGATCTACGGGATGCTGGTCTCAGACCGGGCCAAGACGTGACTTGAAGCTCATCATTTCGGTCTTTCCTGCCACCCCCTTCACCGCTCGCGCTCTGGCAGGTCACTCAGATCGAAGGGCGTGAACTCGGGCTCGGAGGGTCCGGAGGGCTCACGGTAAAGGTCAGGGCTGATCTGGTCGCGCACCCGGGGAGGCGGGGCGCCGCGTGAGAGCACCTGCCGCTCCAGCGTCACGACGTTGTAAGCCCGTTCCTGCGCCTCGGTGGGCCAGAGATAGCGCCAGGCTCCGAGGAACACCCCGCCGGCCCAGCGAACGACGGTCCACAGGGGCTGCTCCTGCACCCGCAGCGTGGCGAGGACGCAGCCGAGGACGAAATGCAGCCGCGCGGCGCCAGCGCCAGGGGGCAGCGTCTCCAGTTCGGCCAGCCATTCGGCGGCCCGCACCTCACCGCGCTCCGGCCACTGGGCCGCGAGCATCCGCAGCCAGCGCTCAAGCATGGCGTCCCTCCGTCCCCACCGGGCCGAAGACCCGCGCCCGCTCGGCCTCGAAGGTCCGTATACCTTCCCCGGTCAGGGTGTAAAAGCGCCTGG
The genomic region above belongs to Deinococcus reticulitermitis and contains:
- a CDS encoding GNAT family N-acetyltransferase, producing MPPQKLSLPLQTTRLTLRLPRPEDAEDLLTYSGRADVAQYLLEEPWTPDTIGAKLTERLARVGLDSEARALALVWEYAGQVIGETALWLTEERGEVAEIGWVLHPDFSGRGLATEAVRPVLDAAFDVYGVRRVAARMDARNAASARLCERLGMRREAHLRQDWWSKGEWTDTLIYGMLVSDRAKT
- a CDS encoding ring-cleaving dioxygenase; translated protein: MPPTLSGLHHVSALTADLSRNHDFYTRVLGLRLVKRTVNQDSPGMSHLFYADALGTPGTETTFFDFPRAAREHRGQGAVSLTTFRVTGEEALTFWAGRLTGLGVPHELTRRDGRPHLPFEDPDGTRLALFDDGGEGPRGGPWAGTDVPAAFQLQGLGYSGSAVGDLTPTRDLLERGLGLREVRTYDLEGHPTHVFALGSGGPHAELHLSVRPDLPRARPGAGGVHHVALRVRDEAELSAWARHLTAEGFSHSGEVDRHWFRSVYVRDPGGLVFELATDRPGLTADEPLETLGQTLSLPPRFEPRRATIEAHLPPLTTQETP
- a CDS encoding MarR family winged helix-turn-helix transcriptional regulator, which produces MLTLSPPEQLAWRGFLHAHDALWKALERGLEADGLNLPAYELLTTLEEAGEGGMRMSDLAARLRFSGGGLTRLVDRLEGAGFVQRRRCEADGRGFEVTLTPEGRSRLRRVHARHLREVRALFLSRLTPQEIEVLGQVWKKLPPLAP